In the genome of Pseudanabaena mucicola str. Chao 1806, the window TTTTCAGATTTTCTCTGCACTAGTAATTGCCCTTTTTCCCGCAGTCCTAGCAACTTTATTAGGCTCTGCTCTTGCTGAATCCTAGTCCTCATTTATTTGTTCATAAACGGGAATGTTTATTTAGGGCGATCATCATCCTATAAAAACATTCCCAAACATTCTCTAAATATCTCTAAGTATTCTTTCTTTAGGCATTCTATTTATTTACTTTTTTAAGACTATAGAGGTGGCAAATGGTTGCCAAGCGAAACCTGTCCCCACGTATTCCTCCATCAACAGCAAAACCAGCCCTACGCCGATCACTAGATCAGAGCGGACAAAATGAAGTGGTGAGCATTCATTCGCGCAATAAATCTTCTGTAGTAAGTAATAAATTATCTGTAATGCCGATGGTTGCAAATCCTGATTTGAATATGGCTAATAGCCATAGTGAGGCAGTCGCTCATACGGTTCAAAGAAAAAGAGAGCAATATTGTCGTGCGAAAGCTACCGAATCCATCATTGTAATTATCGTGAATGTAGCTTTGTCTCTTGCCGCAATCGCCGCCATAATGAGACTATTACCCTATCAGTCATCCCAAAAGGATCGCCTCGAAGAAATTACAACAGAGGTAAGTTCTGCTGAGCAGCGCGTAAATACATTGCGTGAACAATTACCGCAAACTTTAAATTCAGGTCAGTCAAGGGAAATGTTACTGCGAAAGCAAGGTTTGATTAAGAGCAATCAAATGACCATTAAGTTGCTTGATCCCACCGAAATAGCTTCACCCAATAACGATGGTTTCATGCCGACCACAACTACAGCCCAAAGAACTAAGCAATAAAGAAAGAGAACGCAAAGCGTTCTCTTTCTTTATTGCTCTAACTCGATGAGGCGAATGGCTAATAAAATCTCTGCAAGTGTTCTTTGCCAAGCGTAATACCAACCTGCCCAGCCATCCAAAATTCCACCTTTCAGGATTAAGCAATAGAACAAAATCACAATTGGGGCAATTACTTTTTGTTTGCGAAGGCGATCGCCAAAACTCAATTCTTTTATTGGTGTTGTCATTAATTTTTTTGCCTCAAGCAATAAATAATGATCTTGGGATTGCAACCACCGACTTAAGGATTTGCGATCATCATGATAGATATATCCAGCTAAATATCCATAATCTCCTACAACCTTAACCCGATGGGCATGACCATCTTCAATATAATGAGCTTTATCCTTGCGGTATAGAACTTTGCGAGGAGGAAGTAGAGTCCCGCGTAGAGGTTTCCCAAATATATAATATTTAAAGTTGGCAAAATAGGCATCTTTGGATAAATAATCTGGTAAAGAATGGAGTTCAGCAATTAATTCTTTGCTCAAAGTATAGTCAGCATCTAATGAGAGCACCC includes:
- a CDS encoding glycosyltransferase family 2 protein; the encoded protein is MIEQITPLILTYNEAPNISRTLECLTWAKRIVVIDSFSDNQTLEILASYPQVETYQRSFDHFAGQCNYGLEQITTEWVLSLDADYTLSKELIAELHSLPDYLSKDAYFANFKYYIFGKPLRGTLLPPRKVLYRKDKAHYIEDGHAHRVKVVGDYGYLAGYIYHDDRKSLSRWLQSQDHYLLLEAKKLMTTPIKELSFGDRLRKQKVIAPIVILFYCLILKGGILDGWAGWYYAWQRTLAEILLAIRLIELEQ
- the psaM gene encoding photosystem I reaction center subunit XII — protein: MHLADLHIFTTLATAQIPDPISDFQIFSALVIALFPAVLATLLGSALAES